The DNA segment AAGCAAATCGCGATTGCTGGCGGCGATGAGCCGGGTGTCGACGCGGATCGTTTGCGTATCGCCGACGCGCTCGAACTCGCGCTCTTGCAACACGCGCAGCAGCTTCACTTGCAGCTTGGGCGTGGTGGAGTTGATTTCGTCGAGAAAGATCGTGCCGGTGTGGGCGGCTTCGAACCGTCCGGTGCGATTGGCCACCGCCCCCGTGAACGAGCCGCGCACATGGCCGAACAGCTCGCTCTCGAGCAAACTTTCGCTCAGCGCTCCGCAATTGACGCGAACGAATGGCCCGCCCGATCGATTGCTCAGCTGGTGGATGGCCTTGGCGATGAGTTCCTTGCCCGTGCCCGTCTCGCCGAGCAACAGCACGCTGGCATTCGACCGGGCCACTTGATGCGTAATCCGATATACCTCTTGCATCGCCGGACCGGAACCGATGATCCCTTTGATCGGCGGGCTAGGCGAGAGCGGATCGAATGGTCGCAGCGGCGAGGACATGAATCGATGAGTGGGGTTGCTTAGAGTAGCAGGAACACTCCGTGTGCCGTCTGCCGTATTTTGCGGTTTGATATTTGTTGCGACCATACTAGCCCGAAGCGTTAGCGAGGATGCGTCGGTTCGTTTCGCATCCCTCGCTAACGTTTCGGGTTAGTGTGTCTTTTGGTTCACTGACGGCCCATGGAATGTGCCTGCTACGTTACGAGTGTTTGCCTTGTTTCGTGGGCGCTTCGATCGTGTCCAAAATTTCGCCGAGCAATTGTTGCGTCGCTTTGTCGAGCTGTGCGCTTGCGTTGTAGCGATTGTATTGCCGGACCACTTCCGACGGCGCCAATCGCAGGCCGAAGTGTTTTACGCTTTCGGCAAATGCCGCTGCTGCCGCTTGCCGCACTTCGAGCGGTTGAACGGCAAGGCTTGCCAGATCCACGAGCGCCGCTTGCGACGAATGCGTTCCGAGCCTACCCATCGCCACTGCCGCATGCGGGGCCAAGAGCGGATGGTACAGTCCATGCTCGATGACGCCTTCATACCGCCGCACGTCGAACACTTCCGGCGGCGAAGTGGCCATCTCCGCAAGCCAATCGAGTGCGATCGCCGCTTCCTGGAGCCGTAGCGGCGGCGGAATGAGATGCTCGCCCGATAGTTGCACTCCCTTGGCAACCGCGGCTGCCATCTCCGCCGGCTTTTCCGGCCGATAGACGACAAACACTTTCGGCTCGGTCGCGAATTTCTTGGATTGGATCGTGTAGTCGGCCAATTCGCCCATCACGCACACCGGCAAATCCGCCGTGCGAAAGTCGCCGCGAAGTTGCTGAATGAGATCGAACGCATCCGGCCGCGCGATCCGCCCGCTGATGAACACGATTTCGGTGTCGGCCGATTGCGTGGCGGCAGCGAAAACGCCGAAACCATTGTTGGCCGTCTGCGGATCGTAGCCAGACGCGGCTGCAAGCCCGGCAAGCTGCTGTGCGACGCCGGTTGTGGGAAAGCCGATCACTGCCCGTCGATGGCCGGCCGAGGTCGCCACATCGGCCGCGGCATCGGTGACGTAACTCGAGCCGGCGAAAGGCGCCGTCGGCTTGAAGCTCATCACCGCCGCAGCCGCGGCAAAACGGAGCCGCCGCTCGTTGCTTCGCAGCGCATCGACCAATGGGCACGGCGTCGGGCCGTCGCGAGTCAAAATGCCCGCGCTGCCGATGCCTTGCAACACGCGCGCAGCCCCCCGCGCAGCCGCGGTGTGGCCGATCGCCAAGGCCTGAGCGAGCGCATCGCTAATCGCAGCGGTGCCGAATTTCGCCGCCCGGGCATATTCCGAGCCAGGGCCGGTCGGCAGCGGGGCATCCAGCCCGACGCGATATACCGCCGAATCCAATAGGCTGACGAGATACAGCCGCCGCGCCTCGAGCGCATCGGGCTCAAGCCGCATCAGCTCGCGCGACAACCGCGCCGCGACGAACGATGCCGCACGGGTCGGCGGATAACTGGCGACCGTGAATTGGTGCGTCGCCGGATCGAAACTCCAGATCGCGACATTGCTCCCATCGTCCGGCGGAAGCACCTTTTCGCCTTCAAGAACCGAGCGGGCTTCGCGCGCCAATAGCGCAATGGCATCGGATTCGTTCCCAGTGGTGCCCAGCAGTTGTTCGAGGGCTTGAGCGGCGGCGCGGCGCACATCCGGCGGACTATCAGGCGCGAATTGCGGGGCCAAAAGATACAGGGCCGACTGCTTGTCGCCGATCGCGGCCAGCAACGCGATCGCCTCGGCGACCCGCCGCGGATCTTTGTCGGCGAGGGCTGCCACTAGCGGGGGAATCGCATCGGTGCCCAAGCCGATGATCGCACCTTCTGCCAATGCATGGATCGAGGCCTGGGCTGGGTCGCCGATTGCCGCGAGCAGCGGGGGCACGGAATAGCCGCCGCCGTCGTGCAACGTCGCCAAAGCTTCGCTTTGCGCGTCGGCCGATTTCGCGCCGAGTTGCTTCACTGCCGACGCCAATCGGGCCGGATCGCGCCGCGCGGCGGCGGCGGCCCCCAACACTTGCCGGGCCAGGATCAAACCTTCGGGCTGCAAACTCGGGTTCGTGGCCAATTGCAAAAACGTGGCGCTGCCAAAGCGATGGATCAATTCGGCCGCGGCGGCGGGGTTGGGCTTGGCGGCGACGATTTGTTGCAGCAATGGCTTTGCCCTGTCTGGGCGGCCGAGTTGCAAAATCGACACGGCGGCTTGCATCAATTCGACCGGCGTCGTGGGCTTGGCGTCGAGAATCGTTTGCACGGCCGTATCGGTCGGCCCAGGCAGGGCGACGGACGGCGGTGGGGCCGGTTGAGGCGAGGCAGCTTTTACAGGGGCCTTTGCCGGAGCCGCCTTCGGGGCAGCCTGATCCTGAGCGTTGCCCGGTCGGACAAAGGCAAAAATGAGAGCGATCGCCGCGGCGGCGGACAGCAGCACGGATTTTTCGAAGCGCGAGTAGGTCATGTTGCGTTCGTCGGTGGAAGGATTACGTCGTGTATCAGTGAGTCAGGGTGTTGTGAGTGAGCGAGGGGGAATTGTGCGTTCGGCTACCGTTGTGTAACGGCGTCGGAATATTTCGTTTTCGTCTGTGTTGTGTCGGCGCTTTGGCATCCGCGGCGCCGCTTCGCGTATTTTTGCTCAGCCTCGTGAACGAGGCTAGCTCACCTTCTCCCGTGTTTGAAATGGAAAACGTTTCGTTCGATGTACCCAGCGCTGCATCCTTTAACTCAATGGTCTCTTGCCATCATCCGTCCGCGTTTTCCGTCAGTTTTTCTTTCCACATCTGCACTTGCTTCGCCACCTCCGCGGGCGCGGTCGAGCCGTAGCTTTGGAAGCGGGCGATCGCGCGGTCGACGCCGAGCACGTCGCGCAGGCTGCCGTCGAGCGAGGGATCGATTTCCCGGAATTCGGTGGCGGGCAATTCCGCCAGGGTCGTTCCTCGGTCGAGGGCTTTTCGCACAAGTCGGCCGACCCATTCGTGGGCCGTCCGCTGCGGGGTGCCGCGGCGGATCAGTTCTTCCATCAGTGTCGTGGCGTCGAGGTGTCCGCGATCGAGGCGTTCCCGAATCGCCGCCCGGTTCAGTTCCGCACCGGTCACCAGCGGGGCGGCTAACTCCAAACAGGCCGACACGGTGTCGAACGCGTCGAAAAGCCGCGGCTTGTCTTCCTGCATGTCGCGGTTGTAAGCCAGCGGCAAACCCTTGACCAGCATCAGCAGGGCTTGCAAATCGCCGACCACGCGCGCCGTCTTGCCGCGGATCAACTCCAGCACATCCGGGTTGACCTTTTGCGGCATGATCGACGAACCGGTGCAAAACGCCTGCGGCAATTTCAAGAAATTGAATTCGCTCGTGCACCACAAGATCCACTCTTCGGCCCAGCCGCTGAGGTGCAATGCGATCAGCGAAAGTGCGAAGACAAACTCGATCACAAAATCCCGATCGCTCGTCGCATCGAGACTGTTTGCGGCGATCGCATCGAATCCGAGTTGCCGAGCGACGAATTCGCGATCGATCGGCAGCGATGTGCCGGCCAGCGCCGCCGAGCCGAGCGGCAAAACATTCGTCCGAGCGAAGCAATCCGCCAGGCGTCCGCGATCTCGCCCGAATCGCTCGCAATAGGCTAACCAATAGTGCGGCGCGAGCACGGGTTGGGCGCGCTGCATGTGGGTGTAGCCGGGGAGGATGCAATCATGGTCGCGATCCGCGCGGCCGACGAACGCCTGCTGCAAGGCCACGATGCGGCGATCGATCTCGCCAATGGCGTCGCGCTGCCAAAGCCGTAGATCGGTGGCCACCTGATCGTTTCGGCTGCGCGCCGTATGGATTTTTCGACCCGTGTCGCCGAGCCGGGCAATCAAAGCCCGTTCAATGTGCAGGTGAATGTCTTCATGCTCAGTTGAGAACTCGAAGAGGCCCTGCTCAATTTCTTGGCTGATCCGTTGCATTGCCTGCTCAATCTGACGGCACTCGTCTGCGGTCAAGAGCCCGACGCGTGCAAGCATTTGGGCGTGGGCCACCGAGCCCCGGATGTCGTGGGCATAGAGGCGACGATCGAAGCTGATGCTTTCGGTGAACTGCTCGACGCGGCGATCCGTCGCTTCGTTGAATACGCCACCCCAGGCTTTTGCCGCCACAATCGCGCTCGATAAGGGTGTTGAATTTGATCGGAACTTATTTGGCTGACAGCCTTTACTTTAAACGGGCTTCGCCGCTCCGTCAATCTTCGGCGGCGGTCTATTGAACGCGCGAACGCGGGAGAACAGAACGCCACGGCGAGCGTTTGCCCACGCACGTTGTCCGTTTCGTTCCGGTGGGCGGTGAGCGCCGCGGCTTGCGCGGTGTCGCAGGACGGCACAAGTGTTTATTTATGTGGCATTTGCAGCCGAATCCGAAGGCGTTCGTCAACGATCGCGTCGCCGGCCGAACTGTCCTGCCTCCCGACAATGAAACGGCGGATTGAATCTCGAAATTCATGGATTGCCTCCTCGGGGGTGTGCTAGACCCTTGAAGCCGCGCCGTCGGCCATGGTACCCTCGGGAGATTTTAGACAGCACGCGCGATAAATTGGCATTTTCGATCGGGCCATCATCCAGCCGGCCGATGCAAGCAGCATTGCCACGCGCTCTCCACCCGACCGAACGAAGGAACCCAACGTGCCGCGGCGTACCGACCTCCACAAAATTCTCCTCATCGGCTCCGGACCGATCGTTATCGGCCAGGCGTGCGAGTTCGATTATTCGGGCACGCAAGCGTGCAAGGCCCTGCGCGAAGAGGGCTTCGAAGTAGTGCTGGTCAACTCGAATCCCGCCACGATCATGACCGACCCCGGCATGGCCGACCGGACATATATCGAACCGCTCACTTGGGAGGCGGTGGCGCGGGTGATCGAAGCCGAGCGGCCCGACGCTCTACTGCCTACTCTCGGCGGCCAGACCGGATTGAATCTGGCGATGGAACTGGCCCGCAACGGCGTGCTCGAGAAATATGGCGTCGAGATGATCGGGGCCCGGGCCGATGTGATTGCCAAAGCGGAAGAACGCGAGCTGTTCAAACAGGCGATGGAAAAGATCAGCCTTGAGACGTGCAAGGGGCGGACGGTGCACAGCCTGGCGGCCGCGCGGCAAGTGCTCAAGGAGATCGGGCTGCCGTGCGTTATCCGGCCCGGCTTCACGATGGGCGGCAGCGGGTCGAATGTCGCCTACAATCGCGAAGAATTTGACACTGTGGTGTCGCGCGGCCTCGACGCTTCGCCGATCAGCGAAGTGCTCATCGAGCAATCGATCGCCGGTTGGAAAGAATATGAAATGGAGGTGATGCGCGACGCCGACGACAATTGCGTCATCATCTGCTCGATCGAGAATTTCGACCCGATGGGCGTTCACACGGGCGACTCGATCACGGTCGCGCCGGCCCAAACGCTCAGCGACAAGGAATACCAGCGGATGCGCGACGCTTCACTGGCCGTGATCCGCGAGATTGGCGTCGAGACGGGCGGGTCGAATATTCAATTCGCGATCAACCCGAAAACCGGGCGGATGATCGTGATCGAAATGAATCCCCGCGTCAGCCGTTCGAGTGCGCTGGCGTCGAAGGCGACGGGTTTCCCGATTGCCAAAATTGCCGCGAAATTGGCCGTCGGTTATCGGCTGCACGAACTGCCCAACGACATCACCCGCGAAACGATGGCTTGCTTCGAGCCGACGATCGATTATGTGGTGACGAAGATCCCCCGCTTCGCGTTCGAAAAGTTTCCCGAGGCCGATTCGCGGCTTACCACGCAAATGAAAAGCGTCGGCGAGACGATGGCCATCGGGCGGACCTTCAAGGAATCGTTTCAAAAAGCGCTGCGCGGGTTGGAAGTCGGCAGCTTCGGATTGGGCTGCGACGGCAAAGATCTTTGGTACACCCCGCAGCAACCGACGATCGACGAAATCCGCGCGAAGTTGGCCATACCGAATGCCGAGCGCCCGTGGTTCATTCGCTACGCAATGAAAGCCGGCATGACGGTCGAGGAGATTCACGGCCTGACGCAAATCGATCCCTGGTTTCTCGATGAAATCGCCCAAATCGTGGCCGTCGAAGACGAACTGCGGGCTTGCGACGAGCCGGCCCATGCGAGCGAGGAACTGTTGCGGCGAGCCAAGCGGTTCGGCTTTTCCGATCGGCAACTGTCGACGATCTGGAACTGCTCGGAAATGGACGTGCGCGCGCTCCGCAAGAGCCTCGGCATCGTGGCCACGTTCAAATCCGTCGACACGTGCGCCGCCGAATTCGAGGCCTACACGCCGTACTACTATTCCACCTACGAAGACGAAGACGAGACGCCCCCCAAGCCCCGCGGCGGCCGGCGAATCATGATTCTCGGCGGCGGCCCGAATCGCATCGGGCAAGGCATCGAGTTCGACTATTGCTGTTGCCACGCCAGCTTCGCGCTGCGTGAACTGGGCATCGAATCGATCATGGTCAACAGCAATCCCGAAACCGTCAGCACCGACTACGACACCAGCGACCTGCTCTTCTTCGAGCCGCTGACCACCGAAGACGTGTTGAATATCTGCGACCGCGTGCAGCCCGACGGCGTCATCGTGCAGCTCGGCGGACAAACGCCGCTCAATCTCTCGCGAGCGCTGGCCACGGCCGGAGTGCCGATCATCGGCACCAGCGTCGACACGATCGAAGACGCCGAAGACCGCGAAAAATTCCAACGCCTGTTGCAGCGGCTCGGGCTGCGGCAACCGGCCAACGGCATCGCTCGCACGATGACCGAAGCGAGGGCCCAAGCCACGAAAATCGGCTATCCGAACTTGGTGCGGCCCAGTTTCGTGCTCGGCGGCCGGGCAATGGAGATTTGCTACGACCAATCGCAACTCGAGCGGTTCGTCGCCGAGGCGTTTGTCGTCGCTCAAGGCCAGCCGGTGCTCATCGATCGGTTTCTCGAAGAGGCGATCGAAGTCGACGTCGATGCGATTTGCGACGGCCAGCAGGTGCTCGTGGCCGGCATCATGGAACACATCGAAGAAGCGGGAGTTCACTCGGGCGATTCGGCCTGCGCGATCCCGCCCTACAGCCTTGCCGGGCCGATCTTGGCCGAAATTCGCGAAGCCACAGTGGCGATGGCGCGCCACCTCCGCGTCGTCGGCTTGATGAACGTGCAATATGCCATCAAGAAAGAAGACGGCAAGCAGGTGCTGTATGTGCTCGAGGTGAACCCACGTGCGAGCCGCACCGTGCCGTTCGTGGCCAAAGCGACGGGCATGCCCGTGGCTCGCGTGGCGACGAAGGTCATGGCGGGCGTGTCGCTGGCCGAGCAGGGGTATCATTCCGATCCGATTCCGGCGTTCGTGTCGGTGAAGGAAAGCGTGTTTCCGTTCTCGAAATTCGCCGGCGTCGACATCGTGCTCGGGCCGGAGATGCGCTCGACGGGCGAAGTGATGGGCGTGAGCGAGCGGTTTTCGATCGCGTTTGCCAAGAGCCAATTGGCGGCTGGCATTCTGTTGCCCAAAGAGGGGCGAATTTTCATCAGCGTCGCGTCGCCCTCGGCCAAGGAACACATGATCGGGCTGGCGAAGCGTTTGGCGGCGATGGGCTTCCAATTGCTGGCCACCGAAGGCACTGCGCGCGTGATCGAAGCGACCGGGATTCCGGTCGAGCACGTCAAGAAATTGCAGGAGGGGCATCCGAACCTGATCGACCATCTGATCGACGGCCGCGTGCAATTGATCATGAACACGCCGCGCGGCAAAGGAGCGCGGACCGACGAAGGCCGGATTCGGGCGGCGTCGGTGACGCATGGCGTGCCCTGCATCACCACCCTTCCGGCGGCCGACGCATGCGTCAAGGCGATGGAAGCCCTGCGCGAAGAGGAAATGACGGTGCAAGCGCTTCAAGACCGCTTTCCCCACACCGAGCCCTCGCTGGGCATCGCGACCGCCATTCGGCGATGAATCGGTGATGCATGCTACTGGCGTGCGTGGTCAGCGTGCACTGGCAATCGCATTCTGCCAGTGATGAACTGCCGCTGGGCAACGCGCTCGCGAGCCACCCCACTGGCAGACTGCGCTTGCCCGTGGCACACGAAACACTAGCCGGTGCCACACGAACCGCCGCGCTTTTCTCTGATCCGCGGCCCCCGATCTCTGGGTTGCCGATTGCAGGGGAAAATTGATCTTGGGATTGGCGGGGGTGATGCGTATGATTGTCGGGGGTGTTGCCGAGCAGGGAGTCCGATCGGCCCCCGATCTTGGTCTTGGACCAAACGATCATGCGCGGCCTATGCGGATTGCTGGCTTTGGGGTTGGTTGCGGCGACCGTTGCCGTGCCATCGCCCAGCCTCCAGGCCGCCGAGCCGACCAAGCTTCAGGCCACCGAGCCAGTCCTGCGGGTCGGTTCCGCGGCCACCGCCGGCACCGCCGCCACGAACGCCGGCTCCGCGGCAGTCTCCGCTTCACAATCTGCCGAAGCGACGGCGGCCGGTAGTTCGGTCGCCGACATGGCTGCGGCCTTGGTCCGCAAATCTGCCGGGGCTGCAGAGGTCCATTCCGCATCGCCTATTCCGGCGGCGGCGCCGCAATTGATTCGGCAGTTGGACGATTCTTCGTTCGATGTCCGGCAGGCGGCTGCCCAGGAATTGGAGCGGCTCGGCCGCGAGGCGGAATACGCGCCAGGGCTTGCCGATCAGTTTCAACGCCTATTGTGCGACGAACGGACGTCGTTCGAAGTGCGCACGCAATTGGCCGAATTGATGCGTCATTTGCCCGCCGCTGCCGCCGCGCCGCCGACTTTGCCGTCTAGCGAGATCGATCACTTGTTGGAACTGCTCGACGACGACTCGTTCGCCGTGCGCTCAGGCGCGGGGGAACGGCTGAAATGGCTCGCCCGCAATCCGGCGATGATTTGTTCGCTGGTGGAAAGCGTCAAGACACGATTGTCGGATCCGAACCTTTCGCCGTCGAGCCGCCAACAGTTGGACCCCTTGTGGACGAAAATCCATGGCGCGTGGCTGTTGAGCGATTCGGCCGGTTGGAATTTTGCCCCCGTGCCGGAGAAGCAAATTGCCGGTTGGATCGAGATGGTGGAAAACCCGACCAGAGCGGAGCAAGACGGCCATTCGCTCGACGAGGAAACGGCGATGCGCGAGCTGTTGGATCTTTTGGTGAGGCCTGACACGGCCCCGGCCGTGGTGCGGGCCCTCGAGGCCCGGTTGGCCGATCCACGGTTGGATTCTTCCGCGGCGAGCCGGTTGCGCGAACTCGATGATTGGAGCCGGCCGGCGATGGTGGCCGAGTATTGGGACAACCACACGAACCAGGCGATCCAACATCTGCTCGTCGGAGTGCCGAGCATGCCGCCGGGGGCGCAGTTTCCGAGCCACTTCGATCATTGCGACGATCATGTGGCCCATTGCGTGAGCGGCAATTCGCTTTCGCCGGGCGATTATCCGGTGGGGATCGCGTTTCTGCATCCGCGTCAGCCGGGCGCGTTTTTTCAACTCGTGAATCTGCCGACCACCCAGCGCCGGCTGGCTTATGAGTTCTTGGTGGAGAATGAGACCGATACCGTGCGCCTTGTCCAAGTCAGCACGCGAACGCTGAATCACATGCTCGAAAAGCATCAGCCGCTGGACGACGACGATCTGGCGCTCTTGGATCTGTTGGATGCCGGTGCGGTTTCACGCTTTGCGGGGCCCTATTTTCAAGCGGTCGGCGACGGTCCGCGCGACGATTATTTAGGTTCGTTCGGTTCGCCGAGCCGGCATGGTCTGCTGTGTCTTTGGCTGGCCGTACATGGCACCCACGAAGCGATCGGCGGGCTGACGGAAGCGATCGACGGCCATCGCATCATGGAGCCCGACGAATCGCGACCGTTTCGATTGGCCTGGGTGGCCGCGTTCGCAATTGCCGAGCGCGACCCTTGGCATGGCGAAGACGCATGGCTTGCGCAACGCGTGCAACGCACCGAGCGATTGGACACGGGCAACGCGGGCGACGTGGGCGCGATGGCTGCCGCGGCGCTGCTCACGCGGCACGGCCAAAGGCTGCAGGATTTCGGACTGCAAGAAGTCGAGTCGGAGCCGCTCAGCCGGCTTCATCTGCAAAACTATCGCTTTTCGTCGGCCAACGATCGGGGAGCGGTGCTCCGCTGGTGGTCGCACCAATCGACTTTGCCGGAATGAAGGCTTGAGGCTGAAGGCGACAGGCTTGAGATACGAGAGCATGCCGGACGCGTCACGTCCTCAAGCCTGTAGGCTTCAGCCTTATTGAGCACACTGCACGCAGTGCGGCGTGTAGGGAATCGCTTCGAGGCGTTCCGTTGGGATCGGCTGGCCGCACTCCTCGCAGGTGCCATAGGTGCCTTCTTCGATTCGCTGCAGGGCGTCTTCGACCATTTCGAGAATCCCTTCCTCGTTTGCGGCGATGGCGATTTCCTTATCGAGGCCTTCCTCGTCGGCGTCGGCCAAATGCGTGTGATAGCCGGAGATTTCGCCCCCTTTTTGAACATCTTCGAGCGCCGCCTGTTCGACGTGGCGCAGCGTGCCCGTCAGGCGGTCACGTAGCGCGAGCAATTGTTTCTTGCGCTGTTCCAGTTCGGCCGCTTTCATCGTGGCTTCTCCAAGGAAGTTGATTGGTGGAAACCGATTCTTCAGCACGAATCGTGCCGATCGGTTGCGAATCCGAATTTACAGCACCACGGCAGTGGCATTCGGTTTCATGCCCCCCACTTGATATACTGTGTAGGCGCCAAAAAAATTCGTTTGCCGCTCACCGATGCAGGACGACTTGGCGTGCGGCAAGGGATGGTATGCCGTCTGCACTGTTCGCAACCAGCCTGTCGGTTCTTCAAGCCATCAGCAAGGCCATGAAAGGGAATGGGTATGCGTCGACTGTTCGCGTTCTTGGTGTTCGTCGTAGCTGTGCTGCTTGTGATTGGCTTTTTCCGCGGCTGGTTCGGTATCATTATCAATCAGGGCCAGATCAAGCACGACACGCACGAACTCCGCAAAGAGGCGGAGCATGGCGTCGAGAAAGCAAAAGAAGACCTTCACCAAGGGGCGCAAAAAGTCGAGCAGAAGACCAGCAACACTCCGACAACTCCCTGAGGTGTGGCGCTGGCAAGCGAAGTCTGCCAGTGAAGAACTACCGCAGGGCGCTACACTGGCAGACTTCTCTTGCCAGTGGCATTGGCCGCCAGTGGCATGGCGCCGCGAACGACTGGCGTTCTACCGCCGGGTTGTGGCCATCTGTGTCGTCAGCAGATCGAGTTGGCTTTTGAGATCGGCCAACAGAATTTGAGGGCTCGCTCCCCCGGCCATGTGGGCGTAAAAGGATTGGGCCGGAGTTCCGTTGCCAGTGCTGAGCATTGCAGCGGCATGCTTCAATTCGGCAAGTCGTTCGTCGACGGTGGCAAATTGATTCGCGGTCTGGCGGTTTTCGTCCCACATCCGGGTGAGTTGGAACACCACACCGAGCAGTAGACCCAGTTGTCCGGCAAGGCAGGCCGGCATTCCGAGTGTCCAAAGTTCGTTCCGTCCGGCAATCAGCGACCAGGCCAATAGGACCGCGCCGCAGACGAACGCCATCGTGCCCCCACACAATAGTGCCCATACGGCAATCGAGGCCCGCTTTCGCCGCGGTGCGGAAGGCGGTGCAGCGTCGACCGCTCCATGAGCGGCGCCGCCAGGTGCGGTGGCTCCGGCCGTTTGCCAAGAAAATGGCCCTGCTACAGAAACCGGCCCACTCGATTCCGGCACCGGCGAGCCGGCGATTCCAGCAGCCACCAAGCGTTGCAGCCGTTGCAATTCGAAGTCGAGCGCCCAATCGTCGAAATCGCTGTCGGGCTCAAACGAGCGGCCCGGTTCATTGGAATCAAGATCCGATTCACTGCCGACTTCCAATCCCGCGGTGTGAACGGTCACGGCGACGGGCTCGGGCTGCCGCACTGGGCCGCCACATTGCGGGCATCGGGCTCGGCGGCCCCCCGCAGCCAGTGCTGGCACATCTCGTCGGCAGCTTTTACACCACATGCGACTGCCCCATACCATAGCCCTCGCGGCGCGCAAACTGTCGCCGGTCTTCTAAGGTATCGGCCACCGCCAACGGCATTCTGTAGCGAATCCGCAGGATTTGCGGCCGAATTATGTCGCTTCTGCTTAGGATTCGACCCCTCTCCCTTTGCGGGAGCGGGCAGAGTGAGGAGTCTGAAAACCGAAGTTATTTTTCGCTCGAGGCTTATTTCACTGCCGCGTATGTCATCGCCGCCCGGACGGCTTCGAGCACTTGGGCTTGGGCAATCGGCATTGGCTGGAAGAGCGTTGCCCCGGCGGCCGCTTTGTGTCCGCCTCCTTGGAATTTTTCTGCCAGCGTGCTGCAATCGATCGCGGGGTTTCGGCTGCGGAAGCTGACTTTTACCCCGCCGCTCGCCAGTTCGACCAGCATCAACGCCACTTCCACGCCGCCAACCTGGAGCGTCATATTGACGATGTCTTCGGTATCGCTGGCGACCGCGCCGGTGGTGCGAAAATCTTCCTGCAGAATCGCGGTGTGAATCGCTCGGCCGTTCATTTCCATTCGCGCTCGGGCCAGCGCCAGCCCGATCAAATGCAGGCGTGCCAAAGTGTCTTGCTCGTAGAGCGAGCGATACACTTCGCCCGGCTTGGCGCCGGCGTCGAGCAATCGGCCTGCGGCGCGCATCGTGTCGCCGGTGGTCGAGTTGAAACGAAACCAACCGGTGTCGGTCGAGATCGCGGCGAACAACGGCATCGCGATTTCCGGCGTGATCGCGACGCCCAGTTGATCGGCCGCTTGCAGCACGAGCCGGCCGGTCGCCTCCGCTTCCGTGTCTTTGAACATCTCGGCGCCGAGATCGTCGCTGCTGACATGATGATCGAGCACGATCTTCTTCGCGCGGGTGCTGCGGACCACTTCGGCCATCGGCCCGAGCTGAGTCCACGCGCTTGTGTCGAGCACGATCAGCACATCCCGGTCGGCAAGTTCGGCCGGCTGCACGTCGACGCCGATTGCTTCCAGGCGCCCCGTCGGATCGATGAAGAGCAGGTTCGGCGGCGTCGATTGCCCGTTGACGATGCGCACATCCTTTCCGATCGCCCCGAGCACGCCGGCCATTCCCAATTCGCTGCCCAGCGCATCGCAATCGGGGCGGATGTGACTGGTCAAAACGAACCGCTGGTGGCGGCGCACAATCTCAACAAAGCGAGGCCAGTCGATAGGCATGGGGGGCAAATCAATAGGTGGGAAGGGATTGGCAGGTTGGGAACGCAACTCAGCGGCCCGCACCGGCGGCTAGCGCCTTGCCGCTAACGACGACCGCTCGGGTGTTAGCGGCAAGGCGCTAGC comes from the Pirellulales bacterium genome and includes:
- a CDS encoding HEAT repeat domain-containing protein, with the translated sequence MTYSRFEKSVLLSAAAAIALIFAFVRPGNAQDQAAPKAAPAKAPVKAASPQPAPPPSVALPGPTDTAVQTILDAKPTTPVELMQAAVSILQLGRPDRAKPLLQQIVAAKPNPAAAAELIHRFGSATFLQLATNPSLQPEGLILARQVLGAAAAARRDPARLASAVKQLGAKSADAQSEALATLHDGGGYSVPPLLAAIGDPAQASIHALAEGAIIGLGTDAIPPLVAALADKDPRRVAEAIALLAAIGDKQSALYLLAPQFAPDSPPDVRRAAAQALEQLLGTTGNESDAIALLAREARSVLEGEKVLPPDDGSNVAIWSFDPATHQFTVASYPPTRAASFVAARLSRELMRLEPDALEARRLYLVSLLDSAVYRVGLDAPLPTGPGSEYARAAKFGTAAISDALAQALAIGHTAAARGAARVLQGIGSAGILTRDGPTPCPLVDALRSNERRLRFAAAAAVMSFKPTAPFAGSSYVTDAAADVATSAGHRRAVIGFPTTGVAQQLAGLAAASGYDPQTANNGFGVFAAATQSADTEIVFISGRIARPDAFDLIQQLRGDFRTADLPVCVMGELADYTIQSKKFATEPKVFVVYRPEKPAEMAAAVAKGVQLSGEHLIPPPLRLQEAAIALDWLAEMATSPPEVFDVRRYEGVIEHGLYHPLLAPHAAVAMGRLGTHSSQAALVDLASLAVQPLEVRQAAAAAFAESVKHFGLRLAPSEVVRQYNRYNASAQLDKATQQLLGEILDTIEAPTKQGKHS
- the argH gene encoding argininosuccinate lyase, whose protein sequence is MAAKAWGGVFNEATDRRVEQFTESISFDRRLYAHDIRGSVAHAQMLARVGLLTADECRQIEQAMQRISQEIEQGLFEFSTEHEDIHLHIERALIARLGDTGRKIHTARSRNDQVATDLRLWQRDAIGEIDRRIVALQQAFVGRADRDHDCILPGYTHMQRAQPVLAPHYWLAYCERFGRDRGRLADCFARTNVLPLGSAALAGTSLPIDREFVARQLGFDAIAANSLDATSDRDFVIEFVFALSLIALHLSGWAEEWILWCTSEFNFLKLPQAFCTGSSIMPQKVNPDVLELIRGKTARVVGDLQALLMLVKGLPLAYNRDMQEDKPRLFDAFDTVSACLELAAPLVTGAELNRAAIRERLDRGHLDATTLMEELIRRGTPQRTAHEWVGRLVRKALDRGTTLAELPATEFREIDPSLDGSLRDVLGVDRAIARFQSYGSTAPAEVAKQVQMWKEKLTENADG